Proteins encoded together in one Vibrio lentus window:
- a CDS encoding type I secretion system permease/ATPase, with translation MVEQKDSWLGCVEWLCEHFNVRSHPSKIVSGLPLVEGRLNESLFPRAIEKSGLTLSHVKKELLTQCQFPVVAVNSATGSPLVVTQGSGDDFQVLDCETNSNQQTSLKELVAQVESYVWQVGAQALDDARVQSHERSENKSNTRWLWRVVKEVKPWYRDLFIASFLINLLALVVPLFTMNVYDRVVPNQAFNTLWVLAAGVGIVVIFDWVLRSSRSSVTDMAGRYIDNKLSSQLFSKVLGMKLENRPQSVGAFARQLQDFDSVKDFFTSISLVTLVDLPFTLLFLFLIGWLGGAMMFIPVAIMLVLIVLSIAMKGKVEKTFDETARLSTQRQAQLFDCLTTLPDIKQNNAEGIAQKRWEQTISSLSQWQTQSRHYSNIVTHSIQSSQQIVTITLIIFGVYQISEGLLSMGGLIAVVMLSGRAASSVNQLSFLMLRFQQTRSAVEGLNQIMDLPQEESKHQVIDKGDFAGGVRLDEVTFTYPDTQSPALKEISLDIKPGERVGLVGAAGSGKTTLLSIVARQYLPTTGQAFYQEIDGQLWPTSVLRSGMGWVGQTTNLIFGSVYDNVTLGATNVDEEKLRQALQQSGLNGYMGRLSNGLETPVGEGGRLLSGGQRQAVAIARALYRCPKLLIMDEPTSALDNQAEIQFFNALQSMPRETSMLISSHKSSFLMMCDRVVVLDKGQIVAEGEPKDILSLQKKSVPKGASRFKTVSVVKGGRHE, from the coding sequence TTGGTAGAACAAAAAGACAGCTGGCTAGGTTGTGTTGAGTGGTTATGTGAGCATTTTAATGTTCGAAGCCATCCTTCCAAAATAGTGTCTGGCCTACCTTTAGTCGAAGGAAGGCTCAATGAGTCCCTTTTCCCAAGAGCGATTGAGAAATCGGGTTTAACTCTGAGCCACGTAAAAAAAGAATTACTGACTCAATGTCAGTTCCCCGTTGTTGCTGTTAATTCCGCGACAGGGAGCCCCCTTGTTGTCACTCAAGGTTCCGGTGACGACTTTCAAGTATTGGATTGCGAAACCAACTCAAACCAACAAACTTCATTAAAAGAATTGGTTGCTCAAGTCGAATCGTATGTTTGGCAAGTGGGTGCTCAAGCTCTCGATGATGCTCGTGTTCAATCCCATGAACGCAGCGAGAATAAGTCCAACACTCGTTGGTTGTGGCGTGTCGTCAAAGAAGTAAAACCTTGGTACAGAGACCTGTTTATCGCTTCATTCTTGATCAACTTGCTCGCGCTAGTCGTGCCTCTTTTTACTATGAACGTGTATGACCGCGTGGTTCCGAACCAAGCGTTTAACACGCTTTGGGTTCTGGCGGCAGGTGTTGGTATTGTTGTTATTTTTGATTGGGTATTGAGAAGCTCACGAAGCTCTGTGACTGACATGGCTGGGCGCTATATTGATAACAAGTTGTCTTCTCAATTGTTCTCTAAAGTCCTTGGTATGAAGCTCGAAAATCGACCTCAATCAGTAGGCGCATTTGCCAGACAGCTTCAAGATTTCGATAGCGTTAAAGATTTCTTCACTTCTATTTCTCTGGTTACTTTAGTCGACCTGCCATTCACCTTGTTGTTCCTATTCCTTATTGGCTGGCTCGGTGGTGCGATGATGTTTATCCCTGTCGCGATCATGTTGGTCTTGATTGTGCTGAGCATTGCGATGAAAGGCAAAGTCGAGAAAACATTCGATGAAACCGCACGTTTATCGACACAAAGACAAGCACAGCTGTTTGACTGCTTAACAACCCTTCCGGATATCAAGCAAAACAACGCTGAGGGAATCGCTCAGAAACGTTGGGAACAGACGATTTCATCGCTCTCTCAATGGCAGACTCAATCTCGTCATTACTCTAACATTGTGACTCATTCTATTCAGTCGAGTCAGCAGATCGTCACCATCACTCTGATCATATTCGGTGTGTATCAGATCTCTGAAGGCTTGCTGAGCATGGGTGGTTTGATAGCGGTGGTGATGTTGAGTGGGCGTGCTGCGAGCTCAGTGAATCAACTTTCTTTTTTAATGCTGAGGTTCCAACAAACACGCTCAGCCGTTGAAGGCCTCAACCAGATCATGGACTTACCGCAAGAAGAATCTAAGCACCAAGTGATCGACAAGGGTGATTTTGCTGGTGGAGTCAGATTAGATGAGGTCACGTTTACCTATCCTGATACTCAAAGCCCTGCGTTGAAAGAGATTTCTCTTGATATTAAGCCGGGCGAGCGAGTTGGTCTTGTCGGTGCGGCAGGTTCTGGAAAAACCACACTTTTATCGATTGTGGCTCGTCAGTATTTACCAACAACAGGGCAAGCTTTTTACCAAGAGATTGACGGGCAATTATGGCCTACCAGTGTCTTGCGTAGCGGTATGGGATGGGTTGGACAAACCACTAATCTTATCTTTGGTAGTGTTTACGACAACGTCACATTAGGTGCGACTAACGTTGATGAAGAAAAGCTAAGACAAGCGCTGCAACAGTCAGGGCTCAACGGTTATATGGGGCGCTTGAGCAACGGCTTAGAAACGCCAGTCGGCGAGGGTGGGCGATTGCTTTCAGGAGGCCAACGACAAGCTGTGGCAATAGCGAGAGCATTGTATCGCTGTCCAAAACTATTGATTATGGATGAACCTACTAGTGCGCTAGATAATCAAGCTGAGATACAGTTCTTCAATGCACTTCAAAGTATGCCAAGAGAAACTTCAATGCTGATCAGCTCACACAAATCTTCATTCTTGATGATGTGTGACCGAGTGGTTGTGTTGGATAAAGGTCAAATCGTAGCTGAGGGTGAGCCAAAAGATATCCTCTCTCTACAGAAGAAAAGTGTACCCAAAGGGGCGAGTCGATTTAAGACGGTTTCAGTGGTGAAGGGAGGTCGTCATGAGTAA
- a CDS encoding PstS family phosphate ABC transporter substrate-binding protein, producing the protein MKRLSNKSGLLLAAVPAFFSVSTLANDVSDIGLVAIEPNMEGLVKDLLESQEIDLEILLSDSVPEQMIMQRSRVGITSKKWTDKEMARFDMRYGYRPTELMFTADVIAILANENNPATSISVAELIDVFGCSNDPKHPKWLPSSDIRNGESLDTHMLPFAIDHNLKGHTTFSSWVECGTEGDYAHTQFLADLPDLINKIEDEEAAIGYTVYSDQISDVKWLSVVDNLGVNYDLNKETILSGRYPLATVYYMYLNIPAHRKGFTEQEKFFVGLTLSEEHQGVLNQYGFISLPPEAIQRNKVRLSLEEPAIEGGYK; encoded by the coding sequence ATGAAACGTCTATCTAATAAATCGGGCTTACTGCTTGCTGCTGTACCTGCGTTTTTTTCCGTATCAACGTTAGCGAATGACGTGAGTGATATTGGTTTGGTCGCGATTGAACCGAACATGGAAGGGCTTGTTAAAGATTTGCTTGAGAGCCAAGAGATCGATCTAGAAATTTTGTTGAGTGACAGTGTTCCTGAGCAGATGATCATGCAACGCTCACGTGTTGGTATTACTTCCAAAAAGTGGACTGACAAAGAGATGGCTAGGTTCGACATGCGCTACGGCTACAGACCGACTGAGCTAATGTTTACAGCAGACGTAATAGCTATTCTGGCGAATGAGAATAACCCCGCCACATCCATTAGTGTTGCTGAGCTTATCGATGTGTTTGGCTGTTCTAACGATCCCAAGCACCCTAAATGGTTACCAAGCAGTGATATTCGTAACGGTGAAAGCCTAGATACTCATATGTTGCCTTTTGCTATCGATCACAACCTAAAAGGGCACACTACCTTTTCAAGCTGGGTCGAATGTGGAACGGAAGGAGATTATGCTCATACTCAATTCTTAGCGGACTTGCCTGACCTCATTAATAAGATTGAAGATGAAGAAGCTGCGATTGGTTACACGGTTTACTCAGACCAAATCTCGGATGTGAAATGGCTGAGCGTGGTTGATAATCTAGGCGTGAACTACGACTTGAACAAAGAAACGATTCTCTCAGGTCGTTATCCATTGGCAACGGTTTACTATATGTACCTGAATATTCCTGCGCATCGCAAAGGCTTTACGGAACAAGAGAAGTTCTTTGTGGGGCTTACTCTGTCGGAAGAGCATCAAGGCGTGTTGAACCAATACGGTTTCATCAGTTTGCCGCCAGAAGCTATTCAGCGTAACAAAGTCAGATTATCGCTTGAAGAGCCTGCAATAGAAGGTGGTTATAAATAA
- a CDS encoding OmpA family protein, protein MRYFKLALLSSILLMGCAETPDTTMTRHQIDDLADDDRDGVINQRDLCADTPEGVTVDIKGCANWKIVEDVEVLSVAFDFDKYVLKPEHTAVLNELVRLLGEQPDASVTLVGDTSSEGTNVYNKALAKKRTGVIRDALIDRGIDGERIFEQEFTQITSLTQHLHKRKRRTIAVLKTESMEVNPSWNIFTSEMQLDSNSDVESKTSIDPVGGQ, encoded by the coding sequence ATGAGATATTTTAAACTAGCGCTACTGAGTTCTATCTTGCTAATGGGTTGTGCAGAAACGCCCGATACGACAATGACTCGCCATCAAATTGATGATCTCGCGGATGATGACCGTGATGGGGTGATTAACCAACGCGATCTGTGTGCTGATACACCAGAAGGTGTGACGGTAGACATTAAAGGCTGTGCCAATTGGAAAATCGTCGAAGATGTTGAAGTGTTAAGCGTGGCATTTGATTTCGATAAATACGTTCTAAAACCTGAACACACGGCCGTTCTCAACGAGTTAGTGCGTTTACTGGGTGAACAGCCAGATGCATCAGTGACCTTAGTTGGTGATACGAGTTCAGAAGGTACTAACGTTTATAACAAAGCACTTGCCAAGAAAAGGACTGGCGTGATTCGAGATGCTCTGATTGACAGAGGTATCGATGGAGAGCGAATTTTCGAACAAGAATTTACTCAGATAACCAGCTTAACTCAGCACCTTCACAAGCGTAAGCGTAGAACCATTGCGGTGTTAAAAACAGAGAGCATGGAAGTGAATCCATCTTGGAATATCTTTACCTCAGAGATGCAGCTCGACAGCAATAGTGATGTTGAATCTAAGACATCGATTGATCCAGTAGGAGGCCAGTAA
- a CDS encoding HlyD family type I secretion periplasmic adaptor subunit: MSNDIQWTNNHLAFRSRKLIWLSALLIVSIIGWATWATLEEVVIGEGKVVPSLSVQTIQSLEGGLVQEIMVRQGQSVVKGQPLAKLEDTRFKAAFLESAQQADTLLAQQLRLKAELATVVLNNDAKEWFERVVLVPQDIVVDVSSHPALMNAKANYRERLGQLKSELEEAALRIEQQDQARVDTLNNIQTLESSLDIVIRERNMLKDVVASGAVAEVELLKLNRDVVKLKGDIASSKVAAQKQIAAYSESIADHRSIALDFRAKVQGQLNEVASKIAQLNESQQAIADQLKRTQILAPVDGTVKEVFVRTIGGVVRPGEPIIEIIPSNSDLIVEARISPQDIAFVHTGLGATVKFTAYDFVIYGGLKGEVIYVSADALQTEDGNAYYRAHIQLNEDQQQNSAFSIIPGMQVAVDILTGEKTVLSYWLKPILRAKENSLRER, encoded by the coding sequence ATGAGTAATGATATTCAATGGACCAACAACCACTTGGCATTCCGTTCTCGTAAGCTGATTTGGCTAAGTGCTCTACTCATTGTCTCTATTATCGGTTGGGCGACGTGGGCAACATTGGAAGAAGTGGTTATCGGCGAGGGCAAAGTCGTTCCTAGCCTTTCTGTACAAACCATTCAGAGTTTAGAGGGCGGTCTTGTCCAAGAAATCATGGTGCGACAAGGCCAATCAGTGGTGAAAGGACAGCCTCTGGCTAAGCTCGAAGATACACGTTTTAAAGCCGCGTTTTTAGAGTCGGCTCAACAAGCAGATACCTTGCTGGCCCAACAATTAAGGTTGAAAGCGGAGCTGGCGACAGTCGTTTTAAATAATGATGCAAAAGAGTGGTTTGAACGAGTGGTCTTAGTACCGCAAGATATTGTTGTCGATGTATCAAGCCATCCCGCGTTAATGAATGCTAAGGCGAACTATCGAGAGCGTTTAGGACAGTTGAAGTCTGAACTGGAAGAGGCGGCACTTCGCATCGAGCAGCAAGATCAAGCACGTGTCGATACGCTCAATAATATTCAGACTTTAGAGAGCAGCCTAGATATCGTGATTCGAGAACGCAACATGTTGAAAGATGTGGTTGCCAGCGGTGCTGTAGCAGAAGTCGAGTTGCTGAAACTGAACCGTGATGTGGTTAAACTGAAAGGTGATATTGCCAGCTCGAAAGTGGCGGCTCAGAAACAGATAGCGGCTTATTCAGAATCGATAGCTGACCACCGCAGCATCGCGTTAGATTTTCGTGCCAAAGTACAAGGCCAACTGAACGAAGTTGCCAGCAAAATAGCGCAATTGAATGAAAGCCAACAAGCGATCGCCGACCAACTGAAGCGAACACAAATATTAGCGCCTGTTGATGGCACAGTAAAAGAGGTCTTTGTGCGTACCATTGGCGGTGTTGTTCGTCCCGGCGAGCCGATCATTGAGATCATTCCATCAAACAGCGATTTGATTGTTGAAGCGAGAATCTCTCCGCAAGATATCGCGTTTGTTCATACGGGACTGGGGGCAACAGTCAAATTCACGGCCTATGATTTTGTCATTTATGGCGGACTTAAAGGCGAGGTGATTTATGTCAGTGCCGACGCCTTACAAACGGAAGACGGTAATGCCTATTATCGCGCCCATATTCAGTTAAACGAAGACCAACAACAAAACTCTGCTTTTAGCATTATCCCAGGGATGCAAGTCGCGGTTGATATATTGACCGGAGAAAAAACAGTATTGAGTTATTGGTTAAAACCTATTTTACGAGCTAAGGAAAACTCACTTCGCGAACGATGA
- a CDS encoding TolC family outer membrane protein gives MHSKFLLSSCLLMSGLSQAASLEESVAFAIDYSPEILAQYSRYQSVVRDGDAASGLYMPQVNLYAAAGYEETRYNSGSKLDTDDRGLTRTEIGVKVSQLLFDGFKTTSNVDRLTFEAEAERLTLISRAENVSLDVVRNYLDILKAETLLELSKRNVKEHQEIYQDIQDKKSKGLSSNSDLAQISARVATAQSSLIAAQNNLFDLQTQYLRLVGKPAVNLVYPRFDYALLPSSAQVALEQAVENHPEIQASLLDIDAARKEMRREKGDYYPELKLELHANKNDNVSNPPGGVDEDARIMLTMDYDLFNGFSTDSRVESSAWRVEEARAIRLRTEREVKEGTQLAWNAYKMLEQQKSLLQQNVDAAKIAELGYIQQFNVGRRSLLDVLDAKVEVFLARRNFISTEYDQTLAAYRVLNAMGMLTYALRVEHPEEWQGENK, from the coding sequence ATGCATTCAAAATTCTTACTCTCTTCTTGCTTACTAATGAGTGGACTGTCTCAAGCAGCTTCATTAGAAGAGTCTGTGGCCTTTGCCATCGACTATAGCCCAGAGATATTGGCGCAGTACTCCCGATATCAATCGGTGGTAAGAGACGGAGACGCGGCGAGTGGTTTGTATATGCCACAAGTGAACTTGTACGCGGCAGCAGGTTATGAAGAGACACGCTACAACAGTGGCAGCAAACTCGATACCGATGATAGAGGCCTAACGAGAACGGAAATTGGCGTTAAAGTATCTCAGTTACTGTTCGATGGATTTAAAACGACCTCGAATGTAGACCGATTAACCTTCGAAGCGGAAGCTGAGCGTCTAACCCTGATTTCGCGAGCTGAAAACGTCTCGTTAGATGTGGTGAGAAACTACCTCGATATTCTCAAGGCAGAGACGTTACTTGAACTGTCTAAGCGTAACGTAAAAGAACACCAAGAGATCTACCAAGATATCCAAGATAAAAAGAGCAAAGGTTTGAGTAGTAACTCGGATCTGGCTCAGATCTCTGCCCGTGTTGCAACGGCGCAATCTTCATTAATCGCTGCTCAAAACAACCTGTTTGATTTACAAACTCAGTACCTACGCTTAGTAGGCAAGCCTGCTGTGAACTTGGTTTATCCACGTTTTGATTATGCTTTGTTACCAAGCTCAGCACAGGTCGCGCTTGAACAGGCTGTCGAGAACCATCCTGAAATCCAAGCCTCTTTGCTTGATATTGATGCCGCTCGTAAAGAAATGCGCCGCGAGAAAGGAGATTACTACCCAGAGCTTAAACTCGAGCTTCATGCCAACAAAAATGACAACGTATCTAACCCACCGGGTGGTGTCGATGAAGATGCGCGTATCATGTTAACGATGGATTACGATTTGTTTAATGGCTTCTCTACCGACTCTCGCGTGGAATCATCTGCGTGGCGAGTTGAAGAAGCAAGAGCGATCAGATTAAGAACGGAGCGTGAGGTTAAAGAGGGCACACAGCTCGCTTGGAACGCCTACAAGATGCTTGAACAACAAAAGTCCCTTCTTCAACAGAACGTGGATGCAGCCAAAATCGCAGAGCTTGGTTATATCCAACAGTTCAATGTTGGCAGACGAAGCTTGCTGGATGTGCTCGATGCAAAAGTGGAAGTGTTCTTGGCTCGAAGAAACTTCATCAGCACTGAATACGATCAAACATTAGCGGCATACCGCGTATTGAACGCGATGGGCATGTTGACTTACGCATTAAGGGTTGAACACCCAGAAGAGTGGCAAGGGGAGAACAAGTAA